The segment AGAATAAATGCCCATTATTTGGTCCtggaagctaaagctaacagctaatctGTGAGGGGGCAAGAACACGATGAGATCTCAAAAGTGTCAGCGATCTACTTGTAATTTTTAACAttagtttaaaatttaacacaaCACACTTGTTTGTGTTGCCTACTCTTTCTATAGAGGGGAGGCTTTGTGTTTTAACGCTTCTAAACCAGCAATAATGCTTAATCTCTTTCTGGTTGTTGTGAACTTTAACATTTACAGCAGCCTGTTAAATCCGAAATGCAGGGCTagcatttttttgtcattttctgagCCTTGTGGACTAATCTTAAGGAGAATTTGCAGACATTCATGATTTGATTGTCTATGGTGAATGCTGAAGTATGCTGATGGTGGGCAACAAAATTGTTTACTTAGCTCTTCTCTTATTGacagtcataaaaatgttctttttaaccATGAAAGCAGCTGATCTAAGAAGTTCTGATAGAAAGATGTATGTTTTATGActcattaaaaagtttttcacCTGAGCGGTTGTCGTTTGGATGCTGCAGCTCAAATCTTAAACAGGCATCATCCAGGTGCTGCGGTCGGAGTTTAAAAGTCATCCTGTAGTTGAAGATGGGATTCTGTTCGCCTTTCACCACACAGCTACGCTTCGTCTTTACCATCTGAGTGTGTATCTGCAAGCAAACCTGGACACACACACCTGCGGGAACGTAGACGCGTGCTGTGGTGCACTGAGCAGGTAAAAGCCTTGATTTTATAGCCTTGATGAAATTCTTCAAACCTGCATCTGTGAGCAGCTGAAGGCCTCGAGCTCCCAGAACCACCAACGAGAGCCGCTGCAGGGATGAACTGTAGCTAAGGGATATCTGCACATCACCCAGCACTGAACACTGGCGAAGGTTAGACGGCAGAACCATTCTGAGCATGTTGATCACCTCTTTGTGGATGTGTGTGGACGTGTTGGTGTTTACCTGCGTTACCTCCTCGGGATCAAGGTCTCTCCACAGAACTCTGCCGGCCTGACCAAGCTCCCCTTCCAGGGGAAACAACGCTCTGCCCACGGCATGCCGTTTACCGTCTTTCTCCACactcagcacacacacactaagGGTGCTCcgcaacacacacactgctgatACCTGtaaggcacacacacacccacacacacactgagcagACATGTCTTTTTAAACAAGTGTGTATTGTTGCGCTTACACAGATTTGTAACATGTAtatcaagtgtttatttctccTACATTTGGTAATTATGGTTTACCGTTAATGAGAATTCAACATTCAATTTCACAGAAAGTTTGAATATTACTTCCTGGTAGATGGCTACTCCGACTTCGGACTTGATAAAACTTAGTTTTATATCTCAAACTTATATCTCCCCCAAAAAACTCCTCAGTTGGATTTGTTTTAGAAACCTTGTTTGGATGCAATTATCTATTTTTGTATtgcatttttccttccacttaactttccattaatatacCTGAATGAAGCTCTGTGTGAACAGCTGCGTTGTTTGATATTGATCCTTTATGGCTTACCCTCCTTGTGAAGCAATGTCTGCTGGACAGCTGTTAAGTCTTCACTCTGaggtttgcagtttgttttagcTTAGTCATTTCTCACTCAGAGTTTAATgagtttaaaatatatgttttagcttttaaactcaattactaaagtaaattaacttttcaataatgcTCATATGTATGTAGATGCTCCTGTGAACTCAAAGTTGTAAATTCAACCACATGTCCTTGCCTGGAAAATCAAGCAGTCGTTAAACTCTGGGTCAGGCCCCGTCCCCCGGGCCTTGGCCTGCCGGGGCCTCCGGTCATCGGGAAGAAGCCGCAGCTCCACCAGTGTCATGTTGCTgtggaaacggggaaggaggtTGCTGAGGCGTAGCAAGGAGACCACGAGCTGCTCGCTGCTGTGACGATACTCTACAGAGAAGCAGAGGCGAGTGGCCATGCCAAGAGGAGGAGCCGCCACCTCGTTCAGAGGGGTCATAGAGTACAGACCTGTCAGCACCGACCCCACTGGGTAccaacctaaaaaaaaacagggacgcagaaaaataaatcagaatacaAACAGTTTTTGGATACTACCAACTCTTTGCTAGCCCGATCTACTGGAAAATCTCTCTGTTGTTCACTGTAGAGGCAAAAATACCAATCAAGGAAATTCAGAAACAAGAATTACTAATTAAATTGCTGGAAATGTAAAACCTAACATTATCATAAACACAATCTTAATTATTCACTGTGCTGGGATAAGTTGCATCAGTATTAGTTATCGGAAACATATTATAGTTATTACATCAATCAGAAGGTTAATAATgaaggtttaatttttaaatgtaagttttgaAAGTCTAAATTGcagatttcaaattaaaa is part of the Xiphophorus couchianus chromosome 10, X_couchianus-1.0, whole genome shotgun sequence genome and harbors:
- the syt15 gene encoding synaptotagmin-15; its protein translation is MLCCLFVYARHGEIPFSLPPRCIPQNTAVLRDVESQEKEKEGAMKMDAQRDILAHRGSLSVRSWYPVGSVLTGLYSMTPLNEVAAPPLGMATRLCFSVEYRHSSEQLVVSLLRLSNLLPRFHSNMTLVELRLLPDDRRPRQAKARGTGPDPEFNDCLIFQVSAVCVLRSTLSVCVLSVEKDGKRHAVGRALFPLEGELGQAGRVLWRDLDPEEVTQCSVLGDVQISLSYSSSLQRLSLVVLGARGLQLLTDAGVCVQVCLQIHTQMVKTKRSCVVKGEQNPIFNYRMTFKLRPQHLDDACLRFELQHPNDNRSEPPALLGVLVLGPFMYARGLQLQHWMDMINKAQEPVRMWHRLGRAI